In Tripterygium wilfordii isolate XIE 37 chromosome 15, ASM1340144v1, whole genome shotgun sequence, one DNA window encodes the following:
- the LOC120015879 gene encoding stress-induced protein KIN2-like, with protein MNQSQSAGFQAGQAKGQAQEKGSQMMDKASNAAQSAKESCQEAGQQMQAKAQGAADAVKDTIGMNK; from the exons ATGAATCAATCACAGAGCGCAGGGTTCCAAGCTGGCCAGGCCAAAGGCCAGGCTCAG GAGAAGGGCAGCCAAATGATGGACAAGGCTAGCAATGCTGCCCAATCTGCCAAGGAATCATGCCAAGAG GCTGGGCAGCAAATGCAGGCTAAAGCACAAGGGGCAGCTGATGCTGTGAAAGACACTATTGGGATGAACAAATGA
- the LOC120016167 gene encoding uncharacterized protein At1g32220, chloroplastic-like isoform X2 — MPHPTEKLLVLGGNGFVGSHICKEALNHGLTVTSLSRSGRSALSDSWADNIVWHQGDLLSPDSIKHALRGVNSVISCVGGFGSNSHMYKINGSANINAVSAAAEEGVKRFVYISAADFGVVNYLLRGYYEGKRATEVQLMNKFPYGGIFLRPGFIHGTRRVGSMNLPLSLIGAPLEMILSHARLLTHIPIIGPLLIPPVNVTSVAKVAVKAAIDPTFPPGIVDVYGIRQSSQHVSS, encoded by the exons ATGCCCCACCCTACTGaaaag CTACTCGTTCTAGGCGGAAATGGATTTGTTGGTTCGCATATATGCAAAGAAGCTCTAAATCATGGCTTGACTGTAACTAGCCTTAGCAg GTCTGGAAGATCAGCTTTGAGTGATTCTTGGGCTGACAACATAGTCTGGCATCAAG GAGATCTGCTCTCTCCTGATTCTATAAAGCATGCTCTGAGAGGAGTTAACTCTGTG ATCTCATGTGTTGGAGGGTTTGGTTCAAACTCTCATATGTATAAAATCAATGGATCTGCAAATATAAATGCCGTCAGCGCTGCTGCAGAAGAAG GCGTGAAAAGGTTTGTATACATCTCTGCTGCTGACTTTGGTGTGGTGAATTATTTGCTACGAGGATATTACGAGGGCAAG AGAGCAACTGAAGTTCAGCTGATGAATAAATTCCCTTATGGAG GTATATTTCTTAGGCCAGGTTTCATACATGGAACTCGTCGAGTTGGGAGCATGAACTTACCTTTAAGTCTCATTGGCGCACCATTGGAGATG ATACTCAGTCATGCAAGGCTGCTGACCCACATCCCCATTATTGGTCCTCTGCTCATACCTCCAGTTAATGTAACTTCTGTGGCAAAAGTTGCTGTAAAAGCTGCAATAGATCCCACATTTCCTCCTGGAATTGTTGACGTATATGGTATACGACAATCTAGCCAACATGTTTCATCTTAA